In Acidobacteriota bacterium, a genomic segment contains:
- a CDS encoding translocation/assembly module TamB domain-containing protein encodes MPEELDTPHDAALPSAPDPPAKRTFLAGKWLRIIMIGGGVFVLLIALIGLLLFRGGAADTYVKNQFREKMEYMGIVFDADVFRLNASPLELELKNATFNDRVSGEKLFFIRDARIGLTILDLFAWQASREISVDSTEIYGAEVWVRFDENGRSNFANIVSDERESSLSFKYDSISFLLLDSVVHFNDASRKIEADARNLTLSVRPTEEPLLERPSRFLFELESTDSFLTYDGSRLEDVRIRATGIADPESADISELRIDTPIGYSILSGRLMDWQNFTYDLNIESSVDLAQTSTIFPLGTTLRGVGNFKGRVGGTGTNYRVEGNITSEALSADGVYLRAVDVAATVAGTNSQYEANGQAVAELFTFEDFRIEFPRIAGNVRGTGTDFLWVGELQAAAAKSGSLTLGGLFLSDAVAELRNGRLDASAGNGRAQMFSVADNRFTDFRSQGLQVSVDGGTTSLSAAATQANTLQTDDYRIDGVNGRNIRVRNAGETTTVDIDGLQAREASIGDARLRNLKARDFELKDVPDSTDLALRDLTADRLDSGKNRVEGIKADTVSVRGVGPNTVVYSDRLRLARVDADGVVLGSLNIAGVRLTIREGRVEARSEDIDAGTVTLTESESFPEGGTIENVVAARPVYVLEPSGRYRATADMSIGGGTLGSINLGSARSSVVITNERAELNDLVAQVMDGEVAGQATIALNSRADSNFSANFTSLDISKLIALQSGRIVPIEGQATGHVDVSTRGTDFRTASGDINADIDASAGDEANGRIPLKGSLRVRADQGLLNVEDAKLNTGKTELAATGRFDLLGSDSDLALTLRSSDASETERMLRILDVSPGLTEQLDLYRVVLRDDLAFDGKITGSLAEPEFKGNVAFESIALREQELGRLSANIDVSALGVFISDGKLLEVEGGQLDFEVQIPAAGLNNTSVTAQLNNISAGRLLTAIPIDLPESLRALRGNTSGKVELRGLPNQSQGTVDIVTVNGTLNGQPFEELRADARFEGTSIIVDSASIVADGGRATFNGLYDRTTSEFNGELLGEKIPVPLLTALLPVSESLPDATGTIDFSASGSGNIEQTSSIQIKFEGRGSNIVVNDNAFGEVRFEGTTSDQTLNASLTAELAGRPQVFLAKLDLSQRELPVRVEHTLDQSPLGPFFALIPQLKGYSIGGTGTGKVEFGGPLASIDDRGDRTFSTANLSGVASFSQLTLQIQESPLTALEPVLVRFSPSEITFESLKLAGGGSNLVVSGTKALTDNGLNNLAIDGRLNLTLLNAFPDIAAADTFFGGTADVSVRLAGVNRTARINGTAQLSNAAVATFIGPSRLSADRITGTVRFTADQAQFDNLSGYLGGGSFSAGGGLLFGDNLAIQSYRVSLTGSNVTVPLPENFVTTGDARLDFTGTRVGTELLSVISGNILARRSVYSRDIELASVIGARREGSLGGGGTTSGLAPRFNLNITGRDALIVRNNIADLTASVSLQLTGTTNNPRIAGRITSTSGTILFRNDRYVIQRGVLEFPPDTNIDPVIFLQAESEINGYQVFVNLSGPLTDTQALTASVRSNPALPEQDVISLITTGSLSNTSTGIPTLASTGLNTAAEVLADSIINTPARRATDRLFGLNVFEIDPIISGERLDPSARLTVGRQINNNLRVTYATNLSQDQNQVIAFEYRVSDRLSFVAQYEQRSLSNVTQNRDNVSFEVRFRRRF; translated from the coding sequence ATGCCTGAGGAATTAGATACTCCGCACGACGCGGCTCTGCCGTCTGCACCCGACCCGCCCGCGAAGCGTACCTTTCTCGCCGGGAAATGGCTCCGGATCATAATGATCGGCGGCGGGGTATTCGTTCTGCTGATCGCCTTGATCGGCTTACTTCTATTCCGTGGTGGCGCGGCAGACACATACGTAAAGAACCAGTTTCGCGAAAAGATGGAGTATATGGGCATCGTTTTCGATGCCGATGTTTTCAGGCTTAATGCTTCCCCCCTTGAGCTGGAACTCAAAAACGCCACGTTCAACGACCGCGTGTCCGGAGAGAAGCTTTTCTTCATCCGAGATGCTCGTATAGGACTGACGATCCTCGATCTCTTTGCCTGGCAAGCTTCCCGGGAGATCTCTGTAGACTCTACCGAGATCTATGGGGCCGAGGTCTGGGTACGGTTCGATGAAAACGGACGGTCAAATTTCGCGAATATCGTTTCGGATGAGCGTGAATCGAGCCTGAGCTTCAAATACGATTCGATCAGCTTTTTGCTATTGGACTCCGTCGTTCACTTCAACGACGCATCACGAAAAATCGAGGCAGATGCCAGGAACCTTACGCTTAGCGTTAGGCCGACCGAAGAGCCACTTTTGGAGCGTCCTTCGCGATTTCTTTTCGAGCTGGAATCGACAGACTCTTTTCTCACGTACGACGGCAGCAGGTTAGAAGATGTTCGGATTCGGGCGACTGGGATCGCAGACCCTGAATCCGCGGATATTTCCGAGCTCCGTATCGATACCCCGATCGGTTACTCGATACTAAGCGGCCGGCTAATGGACTGGCAAAATTTTACCTACGACCTCAACATCGAATCATCGGTTGATTTGGCGCAAACCTCGACCATCTTTCCCCTTGGCACGACTCTTCGAGGCGTTGGCAATTTCAAGGGGCGAGTGGGCGGAACCGGGACTAACTACCGTGTCGAAGGCAATATCACCTCAGAAGCTTTGTCGGCGGACGGAGTTTACCTTCGCGCGGTCGATGTCGCGGCCACCGTTGCAGGCACAAATTCACAATACGAAGCGAATGGACAGGCCGTCGCTGAGCTTTTCACATTCGAGGATTTTCGCATCGAGTTTCCTCGTATTGCGGGCAACGTCCGGGGCACCGGCACGGATTTCCTTTGGGTTGGCGAACTTCAGGCAGCTGCTGCAAAATCGGGGTCCTTAACCCTCGGCGGGCTTTTTCTATCTGACGCTGTTGCTGAACTTCGGAACGGACGCCTGGATGCCTCGGCGGGAAATGGGCGAGCTCAAATGTTCTCGGTAGCGGATAATCGATTCACTGATTTCCGCTCCCAGGGCCTCCAGGTCTCAGTCGATGGCGGGACCACTTCACTCTCGGCTGCCGCCACGCAGGCAAATACGCTTCAGACCGATGATTACCGGATCGACGGCGTAAATGGGCGAAATATTCGAGTTCGGAATGCGGGCGAAACGACAACAGTCGATATCGATGGGCTTCAGGCTCGCGAGGCGAGCATTGGCGATGCTCGTTTGCGGAACCTGAAGGCACGCGATTTTGAGCTCAAGGACGTTCCGGACTCGACGGACCTAGCCCTCCGGGACCTAACGGCCGACCGGTTGGACTCGGGCAAAAACCGGGTCGAGGGCATCAAGGCGGACACCGTTTCCGTTAGAGGCGTCGGGCCGAACACAGTAGTTTATTCCGACCGCCTGAGGCTCGCTCGTGTTGATGCTGACGGCGTCGTTCTCGGTAGCCTCAATATCGCCGGGGTTCGGCTGACGATACGGGAGGGTAGGGTCGAGGCCCGGTCCGAAGATATCGACGCCGGAACGGTGACCCTGACTGAGAGTGAGTCCTTTCCTGAGGGCGGAACGATAGAAAATGTGGTCGCTGCACGACCGGTCTATGTTCTGGAGCCGTCAGGGAGATATCGGGCGACTGCGGATATGAGCATCGGCGGCGGGACGCTGGGCAGTATCAACCTCGGCTCAGCTCGCTCAAGTGTAGTTATCACGAACGAGCGTGCGGAGCTCAATGACCTCGTCGCTCAGGTGATGGATGGTGAGGTCGCGGGCCAGGCAACTATTGCTCTCAATTCGAGGGCCGACTCCAACTTCAGCGCTAATTTCACCTCGCTAGACATTTCGAAGTTGATCGCACTTCAGTCGGGCCGGATCGTTCCTATCGAAGGCCAAGCGACTGGACACGTAGATGTTTCGACGAGGGGAACCGACTTCCGAACTGCATCGGGTGATATCAACGCTGACATCGACGCTTCCGCAGGCGACGAAGCAAACGGGCGCATCCCATTAAAAGGATCCTTGAGGGTCAGAGCAGACCAAGGGCTTCTCAACGTCGAGGACGCTAAGCTCAACACCGGAAAAACTGAGCTCGCGGCAACCGGACGCTTCGATCTGCTTGGCTCGGATTCCGATCTTGCACTCACCCTTCGCTCGTCCGATGCATCCGAAACTGAGCGGATGCTCCGCATACTCGACGTCTCTCCCGGATTGACCGAACAACTGGATCTATATCGGGTGGTCTTAAGAGACGACCTGGCTTTCGACGGCAAAATCACCGGAAGCCTCGCCGAGCCTGAGTTCAAGGGAAACGTTGCGTTCGAATCGATCGCTCTGAGAGAACAAGAGCTGGGCCGCCTCTCCGCCAACATCGATGTCTCGGCGTTAGGGGTGTTCATTTCGGATGGCAAACTTCTCGAGGTCGAAGGCGGACAATTGGATTTCGAGGTTCAGATCCCAGCGGCCGGGCTGAACAATACATCAGTGACCGCTCAGCTCAATAACATCAGTGCGGGAAGGCTCCTGACCGCAATTCCAATAGATCTGCCTGAATCGCTACGAGCATTACGAGGGAACACCTCCGGTAAAGTTGAACTTCGCGGGCTTCCAAACCAATCCCAAGGTACGGTAGATATCGTTACGGTCAACGGCACTTTGAACGGCCAGCCTTTTGAAGAGTTGCGGGCAGATGCGAGGTTCGAGGGGACATCGATCATCGTCGACTCCGCTTCGATAGTCGCAGATGGCGGACGGGCGACCTTTAATGGTTTATACGACCGCACCACCTCTGAATTTAATGGTGAGTTGCTCGGCGAGAAAATCCCTGTGCCGCTTCTGACCGCTCTATTGCCGGTGAGCGAATCGCTCCCGGACGCAACGGGCACGATCGATTTTTCTGCAAGCGGGTCCGGAAATATAGAGCAGACCTCATCGATCCAGATCAAGTTCGAAGGCCGCGGCTCGAACATTGTTGTCAACGATAATGCTTTCGGTGAAGTACGATTCGAAGGCACAACCTCAGATCAAACGCTCAATGCTAGCCTGACGGCCGAATTGGCCGGCCGTCCGCAAGTTTTCCTTGCAAAACTTGACCTCAGCCAACGCGAATTGCCGGTTCGGGTCGAGCATACTCTCGATCAAAGCCCGCTTGGGCCCTTTTTTGCTCTTATCCCTCAGCTTAAGGGCTATTCGATCGGTGGCACCGGTACTGGAAAGGTCGAGTTCGGCGGGCCCTTAGCGTCGATAGACGACCGCGGGGATCGAACCTTTTCGACTGCCAACCTTTCGGGTGTCGCGAGTTTTTCACAATTGACCTTGCAGATACAGGAGTCGCCACTGACGGCACTCGAGCCCGTTCTCGTAAGGTTCTCGCCGTCTGAGATAACGTTTGAAAGCCTCAAGCTCGCTGGCGGAGGTTCAAATTTGGTGGTGTCTGGGACAAAGGCGTTAACCGACAACGGCTTGAACAATTTGGCGATCGATGGAAGGCTTAATCTCACTCTGCTTAACGCGTTTCCGGACATCGCCGCGGCCGACACGTTCTTTGGCGGAACTGCGGACGTTTCGGTCCGGCTTGCTGGGGTAAATCGTACAGCAAGGATAAATGGTACGGCGCAGCTCTCCAACGCGGCCGTAGCAACCTTCATCGGCCCGAGCAGACTTTCCGCGGATCGGATAACCGGAACCGTCAGATTCACAGCCGATCAGGCTCAATTCGATAACCTATCAGGCTATTTGGGAGGCGGTTCCTTTTCGGCCGGCGGCGGCTTGCTGTTCGGCGACAATTTGGCCATCCAGTCTTACCGGGTGTCGCTTACGGGTTCAAACGTTACAGTTCCGCTACCCGAAAATTTTGTGACCACCGGCGACGCTCGGCTCGATTTTACCGGGACGCGTGTGGGAACGGAGCTTCTCAGCGTGATCTCAGGTAACATCCTCGCTCGGCGAAGTGTCTACAGCCGGGACATAGAACTCGCTAGTGTTATCGGGGCTCGGCGTGAGGGTTCGCTCGGTGGCGGCGGAACGACGTCGGGCTTGGCTCCGCGCTTCAACCTGAACATCACCGGAAGAGATGCACTGATCGTTCGTAATAATATCGCCGATCTCACGGCCTCTGTCTCTCTTCAGCTCACCGGCACCACAAATAATCCAAGGATTGCGGGCAGGATAACGTCAACGAGCGGAACTATCCTGTTTCGTAACGACCGATATGTGATCCAACGCGGAGTTCTTGAATTCCCGCCCGACACCAACATTGACCCGGTGATCTTTCTCCAGGCTGAATCTGAGATAAATGGCTACCAGGTTTTCGTCAATCTGTCCGGCCCATTGACGGATACACAGGCCCTAACGGCCTCTGTTCGCTCGAACCCTGCCTTACCCGAACAGGATGTGATCTCGCTCATCACTACTGGAAGCCTCTCAAATACTTCGACTGGCATTCCGACACTCGCCTCGACCGGACTTAATACAGCGGCCGAAGTTTTGGCAGATTCGATCATTAACACTCCGGCCCGGCGGGCCACAGACCGTCTTTTCGGCTTGAATGTGTTCGAGATCGATCCGATCATTTCGGGTGAACGGCTTGACCCGTCCGCACGCCTGACCGTCGGTCGCCAGATCAATAATAACCTCCGTGTGACATATGCGACGAACCTCTCTCAGGATCAGAATCAGGTTATAGCGTTCGAGTACCGTGTTTCCGATCGGCTTTCCTTCGTCGCCCAGTACGAACAGCGTTCATTGAGTAACGTGACCCAAAACCGTGACAACGTGAGCTTTGAGGTTAGGTTCAGGAGGAGGTTTTGA
- the ribB gene encoding 3,4-dihydroxy-2-butanone-4-phosphate synthase, with product MPLSTIEEAANDIREGRMIIIVDDEDRENEGDLVCAAEKVTPEMINFMATHGRGLICLPLTEERCDELNLTPQATENTSSMGTAFTISIEAREGVTTGISAADRAKTILTAVDPATKPSDLARPGHVFPLRAKRGGVLVRVGQTEASVDIARIAGLNPSAVICEIMNDDGTMARMPELERFAALHGLKIISVADLVRYRMEREPLVRRVVEALVPTTYGEFSAVIFENLVNGETHVGLTMGDISDTTEPILVRVQTENVTFAMFGCTLGEAAPAINSSLKKIAEIGRGAIIYLRQRDNHLDLVNQLRTYAVMQEKGVDFQSAKRETGYGKIHDYGIGAQILKDLGIKKIRLLSDHPPRINALEAFGLEIVETVGLQ from the coding sequence ATGCCATTGAGCACCATAGAAGAAGCGGCAAATGATATCCGGGAAGGCCGGATGATCATCATTGTTGACGATGAGGACCGTGAAAATGAGGGTGACCTCGTTTGTGCGGCCGAAAAGGTCACGCCGGAAATGATCAACTTCATGGCTACCCATGGCCGCGGACTTATCTGCCTTCCGCTCACAGAAGAAAGGTGCGACGAGTTGAACCTTACGCCGCAGGCAACAGAAAACACGTCGAGCATGGGCACTGCTTTCACTATCTCGATCGAAGCCAGAGAGGGCGTAACGACCGGGATATCTGCCGCAGACCGGGCAAAAACGATCCTGACTGCTGTGGATCCGGCTACTAAGCCTTCAGACCTTGCAAGGCCGGGACATGTCTTCCCGCTAAGAGCTAAACGGGGCGGCGTATTGGTCCGCGTTGGGCAGACCGAAGCAAGCGTTGATATCGCAAGGATCGCAGGGCTTAACCCTTCTGCCGTTATCTGCGAGATAATGAATGACGATGGCACAATGGCCCGTATGCCTGAACTTGAGCGTTTTGCAGCTCTGCACGGTCTTAAGATCATTTCGGTCGCCGACCTTGTACGCTACAGAATGGAACGTGAACCGCTCGTCCGTCGTGTTGTCGAGGCCCTTGTGCCGACAACCTATGGTGAGTTCTCTGCTGTGATCTTTGAGAATCTGGTCAATGGGGAAACGCATGTTGGCCTGACCATGGGTGACATTTCGGATACAACTGAGCCTATATTGGTTCGCGTCCAAACGGAAAATGTGACCTTCGCCATGTTCGGATGCACATTAGGCGAAGCTGCACCGGCTATCAACAGTTCGTTAAAAAAGATCGCCGAAATCGGTCGGGGGGCGATCATTTATCTTCGCCAACGCGATAACCACCTGGACTTGGTCAATCAACTCCGCACGTATGCCGTGATGCAGGAAAAAGGTGTTGATTTCCAAAGTGCAAAACGCGAAACTGGTTATGGAAAGATTCACGATTATGGGATCGGTGCCCAAATATTGAAAGATCTTGGGATCAAGAAAATTCGGCTTTTGTCCGACCATCCCCCAAGGATCAATGCTCTTGAGGCCTTTGGCCTCGAGATAGTTGAGACAGTTGGCCTACAATAG